The proteins below are encoded in one region of Patescibacteria group bacterium:
- the secA gene encoding preprotein translocase subunit SecA — translation MLEKLFGDPNKRYLNKVQPIVEKINELEKEFERFSNEDLKNKTKEFRKKIENYGGQTSVVLDDILPEAFAAVREASKRTLNQRHFDVQLAGGIVLHQGKIAEMRTGEGKTLTATLSLYLNALEGKGAHLVTVNDYLARRDAVWMGQIYNFLGFSVGCINHETSYIYDPAYANLPRRQAGASAGKPELKLDKERDEAGGFKVVQEFLKPCSRKEAYSADILYGTNNEFGFDFLRDNMAYDKNEMAQRASNYAIIDEVDSILIDEARTPLIISAPDVESAQLYKKFSKIAPQLKKDIDFKIDEKMRAATLTNAGMDKVEKTLGVGNIYDEAGIQLVHHLEQALRAEVLFRRDKDYVVRNGEVIIVDEFTGRLMPGRRYSGGLHQALEAKENVQVQKESKTLATITFQNLFRMYKKLAGMTGTALTNAEEFDKVYKLDTIVVPTNKPMIRKDLPDKIYKTEQGKFKAIVQEIKERYEKGQPVLVGTISIEKNEHLGMLLKKEGIQCEILNAKQHEREGAIIAQAGRLGAVTVATNMAGRGVDIVLGGNPQDPEQGRRVCDVGGLHVLGTERHEARRIDNQLRGRSGRQGDPGSTEFFVSLEDELMQRFGSEKIKTLMDALKIPEDQPIENKMISSAIEKAQAKIEGYNFDIRHHVLEYDEVMNKHRETIYKMRKEILFQATDKEMHQKVKELMTEDKYKQYCNKFEKPAVSAERKQAGPPQSEGLGGDVPENERAGLEKFVCLRSIDMLWMEHLETMECLRESVKLRVYGQKDPLVEYKNEGHRLFKHMLEEIDNAIVEMLLKVELKQRMGKGEVGLPAEVPTKVGTKVGRNDPCPCGATHPDGRPKKYKHCCGK, via the coding sequence ATGTTGGAAAAATTATTCGGGGATCCGAATAAAAGATATTTGAATAAAGTCCAGCCGATTGTGGAGAAAATAAATGAGCTCGAAAAAGAATTCGAGCGTTTTTCTAACGAGGATTTAAAAAATAAAACTAAAGAATTTAGAAAAAAAATAGAAAACTACGGAGGACAGACCTCCGTAGTGCTTGATGATATTTTGCCGGAAGCATTTGCTGCTGTGCGGGAGGCATCGAAAAGAACTTTAAATCAAAGACATTTTGACGTACAGCTTGCCGGAGGCATTGTTCTGCACCAGGGGAAAATTGCAGAAATGAGAACCGGAGAAGGAAAAACATTAACCGCAACCCTATCATTGTATTTGAATGCATTAGAGGGAAAAGGCGCGCATCTGGTTACAGTTAACGATTATTTAGCCAGAAGAGATGCTGTTTGGATGGGGCAAATATATAATTTTCTTGGATTTAGCGTGGGATGTATAAATCATGAAACTTCTTATATTTATGACCCCGCCTACGCCAACCTGCCTCGCCGGCAGGCGGGGGCTTCGGCGGGCAAGCCAGAACTAAAATTAGACAAAGAACGTGATGAGGCGGGTGGGTTCAAAGTGGTGCAGGAATTTTTGAAACCGTGCAGTAGAAAAGAAGCTTATAGCGCTGATATTTTGTATGGCACTAATAATGAATTTGGGTTTGATTTTTTGCGGGATAATATGGCTTATGATAAAAACGAGATGGCGCAAAGAGCTTCTAATTACGCAATTATTGATGAAGTAGACAGTATTCTAATAGATGAAGCCAGAACTCCTTTAATTATTTCTGCGCCAGATGTGGAATCAGCCCAGCTTTACAAGAAATTTTCCAAAATCGCTCCGCAATTAAAAAAGGACATTGATTTTAAAATTGATGAAAAAATGCGCGCGGCAACCTTAACTAATGCAGGCATGGATAAAGTGGAAAAAACCTTGGGAGTCGGGAATATTTATGATGAAGCCGGAATTCAATTAGTGCATCATTTGGAACAGGCCTTGCGCGCGGAAGTCCTATTTAGAAGAGATAAGGATTATGTGGTGCGCAATGGGGAAGTGATTATTGTTGATGAATTCACTGGTAGGTTGATGCCTGGTAGGCGCTATTCCGGCGGGTTGCATCAGGCATTAGAGGCAAAAGAAAATGTGCAAGTACAGAAGGAATCGAAAACTTTGGCAACAATTACTTTCCAGAATCTTTTCAGAATGTATAAAAAATTAGCCGGAATGACAGGAACTGCATTAACTAATGCTGAAGAGTTCGACAAGGTTTACAAATTGGACACCATAGTTGTGCCGACTAATAAGCCGATGATTAGGAAAGATTTGCCAGATAAGATTTACAAGACCGAGCAAGGGAAATTTAAAGCAATTGTTCAGGAAATAAAAGAACGCTATGAAAAAGGTCAGCCAGTTTTGGTGGGCACGATTTCAATTGAAAAAAATGAGCATTTGGGAATGCTCTTAAAAAAAGAGGGAATACAATGCGAGATTTTAAATGCCAAACAGCACGAAAGGGAAGGCGCGATTATTGCCCAGGCAGGAAGATTAGGAGCTGTGACAGTTGCAACCAATATGGCAGGTCGTGGAGTTGATATTGTTTTGGGGGGCAACCCTCAAGATCCTGAGCAGGGTCGAAGGGTTTGTGACGTTGGCGGACTTCATGTCCTTGGCACCGAGCGCCATGAAGCAAGAAGAATTGATAATCAATTAAGAGGAAGGTCTGGCAGGCAGGGAGATCCTGGCTCTACTGAATTTTTTGTTTCATTGGAAGACGAATTAATGCAGAGATTCGGTTCTGAGAAGATTAAGACCCTGATGGATGCTTTGAAAATTCCCGAGGACCAGCCAATTGAAAATAAGATGATTTCATCGGCGATTGAAAAAGCCCAGGCAAAGATTGAAGGATATAATTTTGATATCAGGCATCATGTTTTGGAATATGACGAGGTGATGAATAAGCACAGGGAAACGATTTATAAAATGAGAAAAGAAATTTTATTCCAAGCAACAGATAAAGAGATGCATCAGAAAGTTAAGGAATTAATGACAGAGGACAAGTATAAGCAATATTGTAATAAATTTGAGAAACCCGCCGTAAGCGCGGAGCGCAAACAGGCGGGCCCGCCACAATCCGAAGGTTTGGGCGGGGATGTTCCTGAAAATGAGAGAGCGGGGTTGGAAAAATTCGTATGTTTGCGCTCAATTGATATGCTTTGGATGGAGCACTTGGAAACAATGGAATGTTTGCGTGAGAGTGTAAAATTGCGCGTCTATGGGCAAAAAGATCCATTGGTTGAATACAAAAACGAAGGTCATCGTTTATTTAAGCACATGCTGGAAGAAATTGATAACGCGATTGTTGAGATGTTATTAAAAGTGGAGCTGAAACAAAGAATGGGGAAAGGCGAAGTGGGCTTGCCCGCCGAAGTTCCGACCAAAGTCGGGACGAAGGTGGGTAGAAATGATCCCTGCCCATGCGGAGCGACTCATCCAGACGGTCGTCCTAAAAAGTATAAGCATTGTTGCGGGAAATAA
- the secD gene encoding protein translocase subunit SecD produces MAFIERQQTVEKGNFVSKQKSKIRLIVLGIFILFILAGSLDYPVIWDKTANWISSHIGINVPKFYKLPFRLGLDLQGGTHLVYEANLIGIEEIDRDSSMDGIRDLIERRVNLFGVAEPLVQINKVGDSNRLIVELPGVRDVAEAIEMIGGTPYLEFKEENIDGTDFINTSLTGRFLKSAQLEFDQTTYQPYVTLEFNDEGAKIFADLTKKNIGKRLAIYLDGAPISIPVVNEEIPSGKAQISGQFTQKEAKQLAERLNTGALPVPINLIGQQSIGASLGHDSLTKSLKAGIIGFLAILLFMIISYRLSGFFASISLIIYIVLLLAVFKLVPVTITLAGIAGFLLSMGMAVDANILIFSRTKEELKSGRNYLDALTNGVKRAWPSIRDGNFTTILVGLILFIFGTSFVKGFALTLVVGNLVNMFSAIVITNYLIKFFFGTNGEKIKKLWL; encoded by the coding sequence ATGGCTTTTATAGAAAGACAACAAACAGTTGAAAAAGGAAATTTCGTCAGCAAGCAAAAAAGTAAAATCCGGCTGATTGTGCTGGGGATTTTTATTTTATTTATTTTGGCCGGCTCTTTGGATTATCCAGTAATCTGGGATAAAACTGCTAATTGGATAAGTTCACACATCGGAATTAATGTTCCTAAGTTTTATAAGTTGCCATTCAGATTGGGGTTGGATTTACAAGGCGGGACGCATTTAGTTTATGAAGCAAATCTTATTGGAATAGAAGAAATAGACAGGGATTCATCTATGGACGGAATTAGGGATTTAATTGAAAGAAGGGTAAATCTATTCGGCGTTGCCGAGCCATTGGTTCAGATTAATAAAGTAGGGGACTCCAATCGTCTGATTGTAGAACTGCCCGGAGTTAGGGATGTTGCTGAGGCAATTGAAATGATTGGTGGAACTCCGTATTTGGAATTTAAAGAAGAAAACATAGATGGAACAGATTTTATAAACACTTCTTTGACCGGCAGATTTTTGAAAAGCGCGCAATTAGAATTTGACCAGACCACTTATCAGCCATATGTCACTTTGGAGTTTAATGACGAAGGTGCGAAAATTTTTGCTGATTTGACCAAGAAAAACATAGGAAAGAGATTGGCTATTTATCTAGACGGAGCGCCAATCAGTATTCCGGTTGTGAATGAAGAAATTCCGAGTGGCAAGGCCCAGATTAGCGGACAATTTACCCAGAAAGAAGCTAAGCAGTTGGCTGAGAGATTAAATACCGGGGCTTTGCCAGTGCCGATTAATTTAATCGGTCAGCAGAGCATCGGAGCTTCTTTAGGACACGACTCCTTAACTAAGAGTTTGAAAGCGGGAATAATCGGATTTTTGGCAATACTTTTATTTATGATTATTTCTTATCGCTTAAGCGGATTTTTCGCTTCCATTTCTCTAATAATTTATATTGTATTGCTTTTGGCTGTTTTTAAATTAGTGCCAGTGACTATTACTTTAGCTGGCATTGCCGGTTTTTTGCTTTCAATGGGCATGGCCGTTGATGCCAATATTTTGATATTTTCCAGAACCAAGGAAGAATTAAAGAGTGGAAGGAATTATCTTGATGCTTTAACCAATGGCGTTAAGAGAGCATGGCCGTCAATTAGGGACGGAAATTTCACCACTATCTTGGTTGGTTTGATTTTATTTATTTTCGGCACTAGTTTTGTTAAAGGATTCGCCCTTACTCTGGTTGTCGGTAATCTGGTGAACATGTTTTCAGCAATCGTAATCACTAATTATTTGATTAAGTTTTTCTTCGGCACAAATGGAGAGAAAATTAAAAAGCTTTGGCTATAA